atatatacatatatatatatatacatatatatatgtatatacatatatgtgtatatatttatataacacaagaaaaaaaaaatatatatatatatgtatatgtatatgtatatatatatacatatatacatatatatatatatatacatatatacatatatacatatatacatatatatatacatatatacatatatatatacatatatatatatatatatacatatatatacatatatatatacatatatatacatacatacatacatagatacatatatacatatatatatagatacatatacacatatatagatacatatatatatatatatacatatatatacatatacatatatatatacatatatatatatatatatacatatacatatacatatacatatacatatacatatacatatacatatatatatacatacatatacatatacatatatatacatatacatatacatatacatatacatatatatatatacatatatatatatatatacatatatacatatatatatatacatatatacatatatatatatatatatatatacatatatatatatatatatatacatatatatatatatatacatatatatatatatatatatatacatacatatatatatatatatatatatatacatatatatatatatatatatatatatatatacatatatatatatatatatatatatatatatatattcaaacaAATGCGAGATTATTCGGGACTAAAAGATGTTAGTGTATTGTATTCTATGTAAGACATAGATGTCtactgaaaataaaaataaatgggCCATACGAGTTGCAGAGGGACTAAAGGAAGTCTCGGTGTCATATGGACCAGAAGATGAAGATAAGAAAAGCAAAGTATTCCCTGCAAAAAATTGGTCAAACAATGAATACGAAAAGTATTTACACAAAAGCGAAGGTCAGAATATTTGGAACTAAGATGTATGTTGTAATACGTTGGATATCTTATATATATGTCTActgaaaacaaaaggaaatggGTCATATTAGCTACAGAGGGATTGAAGGAAGTCTCTGTGTCATACGGAAGTGAAGGTAAAGAGGAGCCGAGGAAAGCATTCCCCATGGGACAATATATGTTAGACAAGGAACGAGAAATGACTTCACACACAGATAAAGGTTAGAACATTTGCATTTGGTATATTGCATTTTCATATATGTCATTGAAATATATAGAGAACTAAATAAATTGTTTCTATATGGGCCTTGAACTAGAGACAATCTCAAAGAAGTCCGCGTATCATATGGCCCAAAAATGAAACTAAGCAATTTGTTCCCTACTGGGTATGAACACAACATGTAGTATATAATACATATACACGCAACAGAAGCTGAGGATATTTGGAACTGTAGGGCACTAGTGTAATATATTTCATGTATTtcttatatacatgtatattgatttttttttaaaaaatggccTTATGAGTTGCAGATGGTCTAAGGGAAGTTTCGGTGTCATATGGAAGTAAAGGTGAAGTGGTGACTCGGAAAGCATTTCCCATGGAACGATACGTGCTAGACAAAGAACCTAAAAGGAATCTGCACAGAAACAAAGGTCAGAATATTTTTAAGTACAGTTGATGTATTGTATTTTCATATATCATATTGACATATGCAGAAaactaaataatttttttctaaatgggCAACCAACTTTAGATGAACTTAGAGAAGTCTCGGTGTTGTATGGCTCAAAAGGGAAGCTAAAAAATTTGTTCCCCACTGGGTATGGACATAAGAAACATAAGCATGCAAATGAAGGTGAGAATATTTGAAATTAGCGGATATTGGTGTAATATATTTGGTCTATATCTTATATACACATGTTtattgaaaatttcaaaaatgggaTGAATGAGCTACAGCAGATCTAAAGGAGGTCTCAGTGTCGTATGGAAGTAACGATGAAGAGAAGCCAAGGAAAGCATTCCTTAGAGGAGGGCTTTTTTTAGGCAATGAATATGAAAAGTCTGTACACATAGACAAAGGTGAGAATATTTGGAAGAACATTTGGCGTATTGTATTTTCGTAAAAGTTGTTGACATATAtagataatataaaaatattttctgtATTGCCCGTAAATTGTAGAGGACCTCAAAGAAGTCTCAGTGTCATATGGCTCAAATGTGAAACTAAGCAATTTGTTCCCAACAGGGTATGCACAtcagaaatatatattaacaagcGGAGGTAACATTAGAACTAGTGGATGCTCATGTTACGTATATTGTGTGTATAtgttatatacatgtatatttgAAATTATAAAATGGGCCATATGAGTTGCAGCTGGACTAAAGGAAGTCTCCGTGACATATGGAAGTGATGGTGAAGAGGAGCCAAGGAAAACATTCTCTAAAGTAGGGTATATGTTAGATAAGGAATGCAAGAAGTCTTCAGATGTAGACGAAGGTACAATATTTTGGAGTGCATTATGTATTTTGTATTTTTCTCTAGGTTGTTGACATATTCGGAAAAACTAAATAAATTGTTTCTACATGGACCATGAACTGTAGAGGAACTCAGAGAAGTCTCAGTCTCATATGGCCCAAAATTGAAACTAAACAATTAGTTCCCCACAGAACataagaaatatatatacacaaacGAAGATAAGATTATTTCGAACTAAAGGATGTTAGTGTAATGTATTGTATGTCTCATATAAATGTATattgtaaataaaataaattggcCATATGGGCTGTAGGGGGACTAAAGGAAGTCTCGGTGTCATATGGAAGTAATGGTGAAGAGGAGACCAGCAAAACCACTCCTATGGGAGGATACATGGTAGATATGAAAAACGAAAAGTCTCTGCAAGCAGAGAAAGGTGAGAACAGGATGTGTGCACAATTCATGAATTAATATATTGTTGACATAATATAGAAAACTAAATGAATTGTTTCTACATGGACTGCCAACTGTAGAGGAACTCAAAGAAGTTTCAGTGTCATACGGTTCAGATGTAAAACTAGGCAATTTGTTCCCCATAGAACACAAGAAATATGTATACAGAAATGAAAGTGAGATTATTTTGAAACTAAAGGAGATGTTAGTGCAATGTATTGTATGTCTTATATAAATGtctattgaaaataaaaataaatgagcCATACGAGCTGCAGATGGACTAAAGGAAGTCTCGGTGTCATATGGAAGTAATGGTGAAGAGGATACAAGCAAAACCTTTGCTATGGGAGGATACATGGTTGATAACGAACGTGAAATGTCTCTACAAGGACAGAAAGGTGAGAATAGAAAGTATACTCACAATTCATGAATTGTAGTTTTGTATACATTGTTGACATAATATAGAAAACCAAATAACCTGTTTCTACATGCATGAGCTACCAACTTTAGAGGAACTCAATGACATTTCATTGTCACATGGTCCAGATGTAAAACTAAACATTTTGTTTTCCACATAAcacaagaaatatatatatgcaaacaAATGTGAGATTATCTGGGACTAAAAGATGTTAGTGTAATGTATTCTATGTAAGACATAGATGTCtactgaaaataaaaataaatgggCCATACAAGTTGCATTGGGACTAAAAGAAGTCTCGGTGTCATATGGAAGTAATGATGAAGAGGAGACAAGAAAAATCATTCCTATGAAAGGATACATGGAAGACAGGGAACACGAAAAGTCCCTACAAGCGGAGAAAGGTGAGAATAGGAAGTATGCAtaaaattgaattgataagTATATTGTTGATATAATACAGAAAACTAAATAAATTGTCTCTACATCGGCGTCAACTATAGAGGAACTCAAAGAAGTTTCAGTGTCATATGGCCATGAAGTAAAACTAAGCAATTTGTTCCCTACGAGATTCGGACATAAGAATTATCAACACACATTCGAAGGTGAGAATATTTGGAAATAGCAAGTTTGTCTGTTATACTTTCATATAACTTATGAATGCGTCTAGAAAAGCAATTAGGGTATTCATACTGTAAGTTGTTTTCCTTTGAACCTTTTGTGTTTCCCTTAAAATTGTCTAAGCACGTACATTTTGATAGAGCGATGCTATTACATATCTCGGTTACCAAGAGACACTaaattttatgttaaaaatatatttgtcacCTCTCACCATCATCCAGGACTGTAAAATTTCTCATTTTGATGACTTTCTTAATCTTGTATAGCCTATCGATATATGCAtcggcatatatatatatatatatatatatatatatatatatatatatatatatatatatatatatatatatatatatatatatatatatatatatatatatatatatagttcactATGCTTGTAACTCAAAGATACAAAGTGGATAattgtaataataataaaataaacatgGTTCACCAATCTAGAAATTTCAACCATTGGCGGATCTTAATATATACTCTTTCCTTGTcaaaatatatatctatcttTGTATTTCAAATTTTTACCTCTTAACCACTTAAGAAATGCATTTCCTTAAGATCTTATTCGGTTTAGAGGGGATTAAAgaggattggaggggattgaggaggaataattccacaccacaataTGTGTGGAATAAATCTCCCCCAATCCGTCCCTCACAGGGATTAACCAATCAAGGCCTAAGGGAGCTACCAAAATTTATCTCACAAGTTATACTTTCAATTCTTTTTCAAACTCTCTGAgacatatacatacatgtgtgaaacattaattttctttttttttctttcttttctatatggtaTATAAGGATAGAATGATTATTTTATTCATACCGCTGTTCGCTGCATGCGAGGATGACTTGGCATGCTCACGTAGCACCTTTTGTgggtccaaggactatattaacccaaatgattaatttgAAAGACTTATTTGAACGATTTGAAACctcaaggactaaactgagctCGAAGCGAAACTATAGGGATCATATTCACCCTAAAATAAACATGGTTCACCGGTCTAGAAATTTCAAGCATTGGCAGATCTTAATACATACTCTTTCCATGTTAAAATGTAGCTatctttgaatttcaaatttttacCTCTTAACCACTTAAGAAATGCATTTCCTTAACGGAACTACCAAAATTTATCTCACAAGTTGTACTGCCAGTTCTTTCTCAAACTCTTTGAGGCGATATACATACCTCTAGCTATTCTACGTTGTTGGTTCATTCGCAGGAATGGATCATGGACGCCATGTTCACGCACACGGCAACAAGATGCAGCAACTGGCCGACGTCTTCTTCTTCCGCGACGCCCTCCGGCCGGGCTCCGTCATCACGCCGACCATCCCGCCGACGACCTCGCTGCCGGCCTTCCTCCCTCGCCACGTCGCCGACGCCATCCCGTTCTCCGCCGACCGCTTTGCCGACGTCCTCGCCATGTTCGCGCCGGCGTCCCTCGCCATGGCGCGCGAGATACGGTGGGCGCTCGACACCTGCGgccagcgggcggcggcgctgctcccgGGCGAGAAGGCCGGCTGCGCCACCTCCCTCGAGTCgctcgccgacctcgccgcgtCGCTCCTCGGGACGCGCGACGTCCGCGCGTTCTCCGCCGCCGACCTTCCCACCGACGCCGCGAccacgccggcgcggcgcgggaggtACAACGTGACGTCCGTGCGGGAGCTCTCGGCGATGGCTGGTTCcggttcgtcgtcgtcgtcggagccgGCGCCGGCTGCCGTCGTGGCGTGCCACGACCTGACGTACCCGTACGCCGTGTTCTACTGCCACAGTACCAAGCCGACCGCCGCGTACGCGGTGACGCTGGTGGCGGCGACCAccggggacggcgacggcgaaggcgaggcggcctcgccggcgaagATGGAGGCGCTCGCCGTGTGCCACCTGGACACGTCGCGGTGGAGGGCGGACAACCCGTTCTTCGTGGCGCACGGCGTCAAGCCGGGGGAGGTGTCCGTGTGCCACTTCCTCACCAAGCTCAGCATCGTCTGGGTCCCACGCCACGAGCAGGGGGGCCCACGCGCAGCAGCTTAATCATCATCGATGATGTAAACAAGCTCTACAACCTAAAGTGAACAATTTGGCGTGGTTTGTGCGTAATTTGCAGCAACGGTCGATCGAGCTATCTACTTATATAGTATGTAAAAAGTGAATAATTCAGTTTGTCATCGTGTGAACCACATGTGTGCTGCATATTTGTGCGTGTGCATGTTCATAATTAATATGGATATTGTGTCTTCAATATGGGTACATACACAAGTGCTTTTATTTAACAGACTATCTAAAAAACTGTAGtaagtttttaataaaaaaatttcaaatctaactatggccctgtttagatctcaccctaaaattttttaccttgtcatatcgaacgtttgaacacctgcatgaagtattaaatataggcttaaaaaaataactaattgcacgtattaggactaatttgcgagacggatcttttaagcctaattactctatgatttgataatttggtgctacagtaaatatttgttaataacaaattaattaggcttaataaattcatctcgcggtttactgatggattctgtaattagtttttttttatagtgcCCGAACACtctatgcgacaccctatataatatttgatgtggcacgtcaaaactttacacccctagatctaaacaccccctataattgtaatataatccactataactaaaatataatttgtatataattattaaaataatatatgcaactttatacCTAACTTATATAGAAATTATACTGTAATTAGTTACAGTgcagttacactgtagttataCTTCATTAAATCATATTTAACTAAGTTAAatatgatttattgcgcaataaactTGATTTATGATGCCAgccaaggggggggggggaaaaccTTACACCGACAGGCGCGTCCGACGCATCGTTGTCTAAGAGGGACGGGCACATGTGGCCGGGCGGGCGCACCACATGGTGCGCACGTGGCGCCGACAGGCGCGTCCCACGCATCGCTGTCTAAGAGGGACGGACACACGTGGCCGGGCGAGCGCACCACATGGTGCACATGTGGCGCCGACGCGGAACCCATGCAGCACCGATGTGACGGTGATCGGACGACCACAACAAAGGGGCGAGGGCTCACTAGCCAACCGGCTGGGGAGTGGCAGCGCACGGTCCGGCGGTGACTGTTCGATGCAGCAGCATGCACGACATGTGACAGAGGGAAAGAGGAAAAGGATTCTGGTGCTCATCAAGCGTGGGTgacgggagaggcggcggcggaagcttGCGATGGCGACGAGATGGTGGCGGCTGACATGGGACGATGGCGAGGATGGCGCTCCGGCGGCCACGGGCTTCGTGGAGGAGGTGGTCGGGGTGCGTTGCAGCTTGGGGAAGGTGGAGAAGGACAGGGTTCAAAATTTCGCCGAAACAGGGTCCAGAATTTCTGAAAATCGGGTTTATCGGTGGGCACCCAAGAAAACAGTATTGGCCAAAAATTTCGGCCCCTTTTGAATTTGCCGCGGCATTTTTCCggcggaaaaagtacacccaaggtccctcaacttgtcatcgagatacaaaatcgtcccccaatcgcaaaaccagataccagACATCCCTCAACTAATAAAACCATTCGCtttaggtccctcggtggttttgaccccggttttgtccgatgtggcggctgagtcagcgtgggacccacgtagaccccacatgtcaggcaaTCCATGTCagcctcccccttcctcctctcttcctctcttctacACACAGT
The Oryza sativa Japonica Group chromosome 6, ASM3414082v1 DNA segment above includes these coding regions:
- the LOC9268400 gene encoding BURP domain-containing protein 11 isoform X6, coding for MASSEIHIPSTHVMDVLVLLISLILLIGGSSGANMAVAVTKPSPTAMEYWQKKFPETPMPPAILDLLTPLPTAAEGLKEVSVSYGSEGKEEPKKAFPMGRYMLDKEREMTSCIDKAGLKEVSMTYGSDGEEEPRKTFSQVGYMLDKERKKSSDVDEDGLKEVSVSYGSNGEEETSKTFAMGGFMADKECEMSLQGEKEGLKEVSVSYGPEDEDKKSKVFPAKNWSNNEYEKYLHKSEATEGLKEVSVSYGSEGKEEPRKAFPMGQYMLDKEREMTSHTDKDGLREVSVSYGSKGEVVTRKAFPMERYVLDKEPKRNLHRNKDELREVSVLYGSKGKLKNLFPTGYGHKKHKHANEADLKEVSVSYGSNDEEKPRKAFLRGGLFLGNEYEKSVHIDKEDLKEVSVSYGSNVKLSNLFPTGYAHQKYILTSGAGLKEVSVTYGSDGEEEPRKTFSKVGYMLDKECKKSSDVDEDGLKEVSVSYGSNGEEDTSKTFAMGGYMVDNEREMSLQGQKGMDHGRHVHAHGNKMQQLADVFFFRDALRPGSVITPTIPPTTSLPAFLPRHVADAIPFSADRFADVLAMFAPASLAMAREIRWALDTCGQRAAALLPGEKAGCATSLESLADLAASLLGTRDVRAFSAADLPTDAATTPARRGRYNVTSVRELSAMAGSGSSSSSEPAPAAVVACHDLTYPYAVFYCHSTKPTAAYAVTLVAATTGDGDGEGEAASPAKMEALAVCHLDTSRWRADNPFFVAHGVKPGEVSVCHFLTKLSIVWVPRHEQGGPRAAA
- the LOC9268400 gene encoding BURP domain-containing protein 11 isoform X9, which codes for MASSEIHIPSTHVMDVLVLLISLILLIGGSSGANMAVAVTKPSPTAMEYWQKKFPETPMPPAILDLLTPLPTAAEGLKEVSVSYGSEGKEEPKKAFPMGRYMLDKEREMTSCIDKAGLKEVSMTYGSDGEEEPRKTFSQVGYMLDKERKKSSDVDEDGLKEVSVSYGSNGEEETSKTFAMGGFMADKECEMSLQGEKEGLKEVSVSYGPEDEDKKSKVFPAKNWSNNEYEKYLHKSEATEGLKEVSVSYGSEGKEEPRKAFPMGQYMLDKEREMTSHTDKDGLREVSVSYGSKGEVVTRKAFPMERYVLDKEPKRNLHRNKDELREVSVLYGSKGKLKNLFPTGYGHKKHKHANEADLKEVSVSYGSNDEEKPRKAFLRGGLFLGNEYEKSVHIDKEDLKEVSVSYGSNVKLSNLFPTGYAHQKYILTSGAGLKEVSVTYGSDGEEEPRKTFSKVGYMLDKECKKSSDVDEGMDHGRHVHAHGNKMQQLADVFFFRDALRPGSVITPTIPPTTSLPAFLPRHVADAIPFSADRFADVLAMFAPASLAMAREIRWALDTCGQRAAALLPGEKAGCATSLESLADLAASLLGTRDVRAFSAADLPTDAATTPARRGRYNVTSVRELSAMAGSGSSSSSEPAPAAVVACHDLTYPYAVFYCHSTKPTAAYAVTLVAATTGDGDGEGEAASPAKMEALAVCHLDTSRWRADNPFFVAHGVKPGEVSVCHFLTKLSIVWVPRHEQGGPRAAA
- the LOC9268400 gene encoding BURP domain-containing protein 11 isoform X7, giving the protein MASSEIHIPSTHVMDVLVLLISLILLIGGSSGANMAVAVTKPSPTAMEYWQKKFPETPMPPAILDLLTPLPTAAEGLKEVSVSYGSEGKEEPKKAFPMGRYMLDKEREMTSCIDKAGLKEVSMTYGSDGEEEPRKTFSQVGYMLDKERKKSSDVDEDGLKEVSVSYGSNGEEETSKTFAMGGFMADKECEMSLQGEKEGLKEVSVSYGPEDEDKKSKVFPAKNWSNNEYEKYLHKSEATEGLKEVSVSYGSEGKEEPRKAFPMGQYMLDKEREMTSHTDKDGLREVSVSYGSKGEVVTRKAFPMERYVLDKEPKRNLHRNKDELREVSVLYGSKGKLKNLFPTGYGHKKHKHANEADLKEVSVSYGSNDEEKPRKAFLRGGLFLGNEYEKSVHIDKEDLKEVSVSYGSNVKLSNLFPTGYAHQKYILTSGAGLKEVSVTYGSDGEEEPRKTFSKVGYMLDKECKKSSDVDEGGLKEVSVSYGSNGEEETSKTTPMGGYMVDMKNEKSLQAEKGMDHGRHVHAHGNKMQQLADVFFFRDALRPGSVITPTIPPTTSLPAFLPRHVADAIPFSADRFADVLAMFAPASLAMAREIRWALDTCGQRAAALLPGEKAGCATSLESLADLAASLLGTRDVRAFSAADLPTDAATTPARRGRYNVTSVRELSAMAGSGSSSSSEPAPAAVVACHDLTYPYAVFYCHSTKPTAAYAVTLVAATTGDGDGEGEAASPAKMEALAVCHLDTSRWRADNPFFVAHGVKPGEVSVCHFLTKLSIVWVPRHEQGGPRAAA
- the LOC9268400 gene encoding BURP domain-containing protein 11 isoform X5; its protein translation is MASSEIHIPSTHVMDVLVLLISLILLIGGSSGANMAVAVTKPSPTAMEYWQKKFPETPMPPAILDLLTPLPTAAEGLKEVSVSYGSEGKEEPKKAFPMGRYMLDKEREMTSCIDKAGLKEVSMTYGSDGEEEPRKTFSQVGYMLDKERKKSSDVDEDGLKEVSVSYGSNGEEETSKTFAMGGFMADKECEMSLQGEKEGLKEVSVSYGPEDEDKKSKVFPAKNWSNNEYEKYLHKSEATEGLKEVSVSYGSEGKEEPRKAFPMGQYMLDKEREMTSHTDKDGLREVSVSYGSKGEVVTRKAFPMERYVLDKEPKRNLHRNKDELREVSVLYGSKGKLKNLFPTGYGHKKHKHANEADLKEVSVSYGSNDEEKPRKAFLRGGLFLGNEYEKSVHIDKGYAHQKYILTSGAGLKEVSVTYGSDGEEEPRKTFSKVGYMLDKECKKSSDVDEGGLKEVSVSYGSNGEEETSKTTPMGGYMVDMKNEKSLQAEKDGLKEVSVSYGSNGEEDTSKTFAMGGYMVDNEREMSLQGQKGMDHGRHVHAHGNKMQQLADVFFFRDALRPGSVITPTIPPTTSLPAFLPRHVADAIPFSADRFADVLAMFAPASLAMAREIRWALDTCGQRAAALLPGEKAGCATSLESLADLAASLLGTRDVRAFSAADLPTDAATTPARRGRYNVTSVRELSAMAGSGSSSSSEPAPAAVVACHDLTYPYAVFYCHSTKPTAAYAVTLVAATTGDGDGEGEAASPAKMEALAVCHLDTSRWRADNPFFVAHGVKPGEVSVCHFLTKLSIVWVPRHEQGGPRAAA
- the LOC9268400 gene encoding BURP domain-containing protein 11 isoform X10; this translates as MASSEIHIPSTHVMDVLVLLISLILLIGGSSGANMAVAVTKPSPTAMEYWQKKFPETPMPPAILDLLTPLPTDGLKEVSVSYGSNGEEETSKTFAMGGFMADKECEMSLQGEKEGLKEVSVSYGPEDEDKKSKVFPAKNWSNNEYEKYLHKSEATEGLKEVSVSYGSEGKEEPRKAFPMGQYMLDKEREMTSHTDKDGLREVSVSYGSKGEVVTRKAFPMERYVLDKEPKRNLHRNKDELREVSVLYGSKGKLKNLFPTGYGHKKHKHANEADLKEVSVSYGSNDEEKPRKAFLRGGLFLGNEYEKSVHIDKEDLKEVSVSYGSNVKLSNLFPTGYAHQKYILTSGAGLKEVSVTYGSDGEEEPRKTFSKVGYMLDKECKKSSDVDEGGLKEVSVSYGSNGEEETSKTTPMGGYMVDMKNEKSLQAEKDGLKEVSVSYGSNGEEDTSKTFAMGGYMVDNEREMSLQGQKGMDHGRHVHAHGNKMQQLADVFFFRDALRPGSVITPTIPPTTSLPAFLPRHVADAIPFSADRFADVLAMFAPASLAMAREIRWALDTCGQRAAALLPGEKAGCATSLESLADLAASLLGTRDVRAFSAADLPTDAATTPARRGRYNVTSVRELSAMAGSGSSSSSEPAPAAVVACHDLTYPYAVFYCHSTKPTAAYAVTLVAATTGDGDGEGEAASPAKMEALAVCHLDTSRWRADNPFFVAHGVKPGEVSVCHFLTKLSIVWVPRHEQGGPRAAA
- the LOC9268400 gene encoding BURP domain-containing protein 11 isoform X1 yields the protein MASSEIHIPSTHVMDVLVLLISLILLIGGSSGANMAVAVTKPSPTAMEYWQKKFPETPMPPAILDLLTPLPTAAEGLKEVSVSYGSEGKEEPKKAFPMGRYMLDKEREMTSCIDKAGLKEVSMTYGSDGEEEPRKTFSQVGYMLDKERKKSSDVDEDGLKEVSVSYGSNGEEETSKTFAMGGFMADKECEMSLQGEKEGLKEVSVSYGPEDEDKKSKVFPAKNWSNNEYEKYLHKSEATEGLKEVSVSYGSEGKEEPRKAFPMGQYMLDKEREMTSHTDKDGLREVSVSYGSKGEVVTRKAFPMERYVLDKEPKRNLHRNKDELREVSVLYGSKGKLKNLFPTGYGHKKHKHANEADLKEVSVSYGSNDEEKPRKAFLRGGLFLGNEYEKSVHIDKEDLKEVSVSYGSNVKLSNLFPTGYAHQKYILTSGAGLKEVSVTYGSDGEEEPRKTFSKVGYMLDKECKKSSDVDEGGLKEVSVSYGSNGEEETSKTTPMGGYMVDMKNEKSLQAEKDGLKEVSVSYGSNGEEDTSKTFAMGGYMVDNEREMSLQGQKGMDHGRHVHAHGNKMQQLADVFFFRDALRPGSVITPTIPPTTSLPAFLPRHVADAIPFSADRFADVLAMFAPASLAMAREIRWALDTCGQRAAALLPGEKAGCATSLESLADLAASLLGTRDVRAFSAADLPTDAATTPARRGRYNVTSVRELSAMAGSGSSSSSEPAPAAVVACHDLTYPYAVFYCHSTKPTAAYAVTLVAATTGDGDGEGEAASPAKMEALAVCHLDTSRWRADNPFFVAHGVKPGEVSVCHFLTKLSIVWVPRHEQGGPRAAA
- the LOC9268400 gene encoding BURP domain-containing protein 11 isoform X2 — protein: MASSEIHIPSTHVMDVLVLLISLILLIGGSSGANMAVAVTKPSPTAMEYWQKKFPETPMPPAILDLLTPLPTAAEGLKEVSVSYGSEGKEEPKKAFPMGRYMLDKEREMTSCIDKAGLKEVSMTYGSDGEEEPRKTFSQVGYMLDKERKKSSDVDEDGLKEVSVSYGSNGEEETSKTFAMGGFMADKECEMSLQGEKEGLKEVSVSYGPEDEDKKSKVFPAKNWSNNEYEKYLHKSEATEGLKEVSVSYGSEGKEEPRKAFPMGQYMLDKEREMTSHTDKDGLREVSVSYGSKGEVVTRKAFPMERYVLDKEPKRNLHRNKDELREVSVLYGSKGKLKNLFPTGYGHKKHKHANEDLKEVSVSYGSNDEEKPRKAFLRGGLFLGNEYEKSVHIDKEDLKEVSVSYGSNVKLSNLFPTGYAHQKYILTSGAGLKEVSVTYGSDGEEEPRKTFSKVGYMLDKECKKSSDVDEGGLKEVSVSYGSNGEEETSKTTPMGGYMVDMKNEKSLQAEKDGLKEVSVSYGSNGEEDTSKTFAMGGYMVDNEREMSLQGQKGMDHGRHVHAHGNKMQQLADVFFFRDALRPGSVITPTIPPTTSLPAFLPRHVADAIPFSADRFADVLAMFAPASLAMAREIRWALDTCGQRAAALLPGEKAGCATSLESLADLAASLLGTRDVRAFSAADLPTDAATTPARRGRYNVTSVRELSAMAGSGSSSSSEPAPAAVVACHDLTYPYAVFYCHSTKPTAAYAVTLVAATTGDGDGEGEAASPAKMEALAVCHLDTSRWRADNPFFVAHGVKPGEVSVCHFLTKLSIVWVPRHEQGGPRAAA
- the LOC9268400 gene encoding BURP domain-containing protein 11 isoform X3, with amino-acid sequence MASSEIHIPSTHVMDVLVLLISLILLIGGSSGANMAVAVTKPSPTAMEYWQKKFPETPMPPAILDLLTPLPTAAEGLKEVSVSYGSEGKEEPKKAFPMGRYMLDKEREMTSCIDKAGLKEVSMTYGSDGEEEPRKTFSQVGYMLDKERKKSSDVDEDGLKEVSVSYGSNGEEETSKTFAMGGFMADKECEMSLQGEKEGLKEVSVSYGPEDEDKKSKVFPAKNWSNNEYEKYLHKSEEGLKEVSVSYGSEGKEEPRKAFPMGQYMLDKEREMTSHTDKDGLREVSVSYGSKGEVVTRKAFPMERYVLDKEPKRNLHRNKDELREVSVLYGSKGKLKNLFPTGYGHKKHKHANEADLKEVSVSYGSNDEEKPRKAFLRGGLFLGNEYEKSVHIDKEDLKEVSVSYGSNVKLSNLFPTGYAHQKYILTSGAGLKEVSVTYGSDGEEEPRKTFSKVGYMLDKECKKSSDVDEGGLKEVSVSYGSNGEEETSKTTPMGGYMVDMKNEKSLQAEKDGLKEVSVSYGSNGEEDTSKTFAMGGYMVDNEREMSLQGQKGMDHGRHVHAHGNKMQQLADVFFFRDALRPGSVITPTIPPTTSLPAFLPRHVADAIPFSADRFADVLAMFAPASLAMAREIRWALDTCGQRAAALLPGEKAGCATSLESLADLAASLLGTRDVRAFSAADLPTDAATTPARRGRYNVTSVRELSAMAGSGSSSSSEPAPAAVVACHDLTYPYAVFYCHSTKPTAAYAVTLVAATTGDGDGEGEAASPAKMEALAVCHLDTSRWRADNPFFVAHGVKPGEVSVCHFLTKLSIVWVPRHEQGGPRAAA